Within the Opitutaceae bacterium TAV5 genome, the region GAAAATCGGAGTCCGGCATCCATTGCACCTGCATTCCCCAATCGCCTTTCAGGAGGGCGAGCATCGCCACCAGGTCGGCTTCGAGCGCGTTGTGATGGACGGGATCGGCATTCTCCAGGTCGGGTGCGGTGATCTCGAAGCCGCGCGAGATGAAGCCACCCCGATGCAGGCCGCCGAAGACGATCAGGTTTTCCCCGAAAAATCCGTCGATGGGTTCCACGCGCATGGTCAGTCCTCCAAACGTTCGATGAACGCTTCTTCCAGCCGCTCTTCCGCCGCGTGCAGCCGGTCCTGCAACTCCTCATAGGCCGCCTGCGTGACCACCGGTTCTTTCTTGGCGGAGACCTTGGGTTTTTCTGTCGCGGTGGGCTCGCTGGTTGCGGTCTCGGCGGCCGGCGCCGGCGTTCCCAACGAGCGAATTTTCCGCGGTGCCGCCTTGAACGGCAGCCGGGCGAACGGCCGGGCGGGAGCCGCCGTCCCCGGCGACGCCATCCCGGTGAAGGGATTCATCAGGCGTTGCGTTCGCGGGCCGAACTGGAGTTCGAGCACGCCGGCTTCGATCAACGCCGACTCGAAAAAGTCCGTGTCGTAGTGCTCCGGCCTGTTGTTTTTCAGGGCGAACACATACGCGAGCGAGAGTGTGCAAAGCACCACGCCGATCAGCAGGCACATCAGGAGCGACAACCCGAGCATCCCCCACAGCAGGATGACCATGAGGACGGTCATTCCGCCCGAACCGAACAGATACCAGCCGGTGTTGCCCGTCATCCCGAGGAATTCCCCCGAGGACTGCGCACCCTGGTTGGCGTCGTGTTCGTTGAGGTGGGAGGCGTTCATCGTCGTGCGTTTGCTGGGGTGACGTTGTCAGGGCGCGAACGAGCTGACGCCCGACGCCTCGATGCCCATGTTGCCCCATATCGTTCGCACGATCGGGAACGCGAGACCCGAGACCAGCGCGCCGACAAAAGCCCACTTCGCGATGCTTTGCCGGCCCATCATCATCGCGACGCCCGCCGCGACGATGCCGACGGCGGCGAACGTTCCGCACAGATACATGAGAATCGCGTTGCCGGACTCGGTCGCGGTTCGCAGATCGACCTGGGCATGAGCCAGGTTGGGCATCGCCAGGACCGCGACAGCCATCAGCACCAGCTTTCGCCAAACGCCTCGTGTTCCCACCTCCCGAGGTTCCTTTTCCCACAGGTGCAGCGCTCTCGCCATTAACGCCACACCGCAAACGAACGCCAGATACGGCGTCACCAGAATCAGGGTTGTCATCGTGGTTTTCTCCGTTTTGTGCCGGCACGTATGGGGGCCGTTTCCCTCGCAGCCACCCCGGCCGCGCCGTGCGGCCGGGGTGGCTCCGTGCTTCTATAAAGGGAACCCCATCCTGCCCGAAGCAAGGGGCCGTCTATACCGAAAAAAGGATAGAGAAAGGTCGGGAACCAAATTGGAGCCCGTCGCGACAGAGATGCGCCCGCCGCTTATCCAAGGCCCAGTTCCAACTGTCCCTTGCGGGGCGGCGCGGGTTTCACGAAACGGACCTCGCGGACAAATGTGTCGGCCTCGCGCTCGCGATCCGCCGCGAATTCCGGGTGGGCGCGCACCCGCGCGAGAGTGTGGTTTTCAATGGCGGCGAAAAGCGGGCCGAGGTTGTGGCCCGACAGAAAAACCACCCAATCGCCGATCTCCACCTTGATCGTGTCCGGCTCCGCGTAATCCCAGCGCGCCTCGGCGTAGTGCATCCACGGGATGTTTCGCCGCGTGTTCTTGCCGTCGTCGAAGGTGACGTGGCTCGGGTGCGCATCCGTGTCGAAGTGCTCCTTCGGCTTCCTGAAGCTTGGCCGTTCCATCACGCCTCCCTTCGCTCATGGTGGCCGGCCTGCTTCCGGCGCAAGGCGTCGGCCGCGGCCCGCCACGCCGCTCGCATACGGGCCCGCAGGCCGCGCGCCTGTCGCATCTCGGCCGCGATCCCGTGGCGGGACAGGAACTCGGTGGCCAGTTCGCGGCCCGGATCGGGCCGGCTCAACTGGCGAAGAATCTCCGCACGGCTGGAGACGTAGATCGCATGACTGCCCCGGTAGCGGGTCGAGCCGACGTAGAACTGCCGCAGCTTGAGCGAGCGCGCGGCCACGTCGCCCAGCACGATCAGCGACTCCTCCGACGTGCTGCCCTGCGAGCGGTAGGTCGTCTGCGCGTGTCCGTAGGTCCACGCGGCAAAGGTCGGCGGCAGCTCCCCGCCGTCTGTGAATACGATGCGGTTTTTTTCGGGATCGACCGCCGCCACGGTTTTCAGGTCGCCGTTGGCGAACCCGTGATCCTTGTCCTGGCCGCGGATAAGCAGTTGCTCGCCGGCCGACACCGGCAGCGTTTGCGCCCGGCCCACGTCGAAGGCGGCGCGTTGCCGCCGCGTGATCTTCGTTTCCCGCCCCGACTCGGCCCGCACCCGCAGGCCGTCGGGCAGGATCGCCACGACCTCGGCCGCGGTGCCGCGTTTGTGGAAGTTCACGTCGTGAATGAAGAGCAGCCGGTCGCCGACCTGATACTGGTCCCAATGCGCCTTCTGTTCTTCGGTCCATGTCAGCGGCCGCACCGCTTCGCGCGACACCTCCGCGTCCCCCAGCAGTCCGACCCGGCGCAGCGCCGGCCGGACGTGCTGGTTGAAGCGGTCAATCTCTTCCCAAAACGGAATGACCACCATCGTCTCGACGCCGCTCTTCCGGTTCCCGGCGTAGTGCTCCGCCGCCTGGGCGAACATCGCCTCGTCGTCGCCGGCCTCGCGAAACAGGCCGCGACGGTCCGCGTAATAGAACGCCTCGCCGATGCGGCCGGAGGCGAGCAGGCGGCTGAACTGCCGGTCCGCTTCGCCGCGCTGGCGCAACACCTCGGCCAAGCGGACGACCGGGGTGCCCGAATGTGTCACGACGTTCCGCAACGCGTCGCCACGTTCGACGCTGTAGTGCTGCTTTGTGTCGCCGACCAGCAGCACGCGGGCGCGCACGTCCTCCGCGATCCGCGTCAGGTGTTCGAGTTGTTGCGTGGAGAGAAGCCCGGCCTCGTCCACCAACAGCACGCGGCCCGCCGCCTCCGTGTGCATCGCCTCGCTCACAAGGAAACGCTGAACGGTGTCGGCCGCCTCGAACCCGCTCCCCGCCAGGGCATCGCGGGCGCGGGTGGTCGGCGCCAGCGGGATGAAACGCCGGCCGCCGGAAAGCAGGTGCGCCTGCTCCACCGCTGTCAGCAGCGTCGTCTTGCCGGTGCCGGCGTCGCCGACGAGCACCGTCACGAAGTCCCGGCTGTTGAGCAGAGCCTGCCCCGTGTTGCCCTGACCGGGCGTCAGGCTCGCCGGCAGGTGCGCGGGGTTTCCGAGCGGGAAGCGCGTGTTGCGGCCCGCTTGCACGCGTTGCACGGTCGCCGACTCCTCGTCCCGGATCGCCCGCAGGCTCATTTCACCTTCGCGGCGGATGACTTCGGGATGCTCTGCCAATGCCTGCGTCAGCTCCCGCCAGCGGTAGAAATCGGGATGCAGCTCCAGCGCGGCTTTCAGCACCTCGCCCTCGCGGGCGACGCTGCTGCGCTCGTAAACGTGCCGCAGCGCGGCGTCCAGCACGCGCCGCGCCTGCCCGATGGACGGTTGCTCGCGCGGAGCTTTCGCCCGCGCCGTCCGCACAAGATCGTCCAGCCGGCGCGCTTCGTCCGCGTTCAGTTCCTTCCGCTGCCTGGCGCGAACCTCCGGCGTGCTCACTTCCGTCAGCTTGTCCTCGCGCGACTCGCGCACGAGGACTTCGGTTTCCCGCTTGGTCGGCTTCCGGCCCTTTTGCTTCGCGAATTCCTCGGCGAGTTGCCGGACGTGCCGGGCTCGCTTGGAGAAGCGTTCGCGCAGGTGCTCGA harbors:
- a CDS encoding conjugal transfer protein encodes the protein MITVGVIRNGATYLSHHLRKNDYWAEGEKEVRGEWIGEGAKALGLAGAVTDKPFDALRQNRHPETGEPLTARDRENRVAFFDVQLSAPKDVSVLAMVGGDERIREAFVESVKTALAEMERFAAVRERRGEAVGTEAFRLTGNFVGALFLHDTSRDLDPQLHAHAVLANATWDATRNEWLALQPAEMLRASAYLRQVLYRELAGRLRALGYEPYEMNSKGFSVRGVEHLRERFSKRARHVRQLAEEFAKQKGRKPTKRETEVLVRESREDKLTEVSTPEVRARQRKELNADEARRLDDLVRTARAKAPREQPSIGQARRVLDAALRHVYERSSVAREGEVLKAALELHPDFYRWRELTQALAEHPEVIRREGEMSLRAIRDEESATVQRVQAGRNTRFPLGNPAHLPASLTPGQGNTGQALLNSRDFVTVLVGDAGTGKTTLLTAVEQAHLLSGGRRFIPLAPTTRARDALAGSGFEAADTVQRFLVSEAMHTEAAGRVLLVDEAGLLSTQQLEHLTRIAEDVRARVLLVGDTKQHYSVERGDALRNVVTHSGTPVVRLAEVLRQRGEADRQFSRLLASGRIGEAFYYADRRGLFREAGDDEAMFAQAAEHYAGNRKSGVETMVVIPFWEEIDRFNQHVRPALRRVGLLGDAEVSREAVRPLTWTEEQKAHWDQYQVGDRLLFIHDVNFHKRGTAAEVVAILPDGLRVRAESGRETKITRRQRAAFDVGRAQTLPVSAGEQLLIRGQDKDHGFANGDLKTVAAVDPEKNRIVFTDGGELPPTFAAWTYGHAQTTYRSQGSTSEESLIVLGDVAARSLKLRQFYVGSTRYRGSHAIYVSSRAEILRQLSRPDPGRELATEFLSRHGIAAEMRQARGLRARMRAAWRAAADALRRKQAGHHERREA